Proteins from a genomic interval of Chanodichthys erythropterus isolate Z2021 chromosome 6, ASM2448905v1, whole genome shotgun sequence:
- the etnk2 gene encoding ethanolamine kinase 2 → MSGNNRQINHMMETEIHVPVGSPTIRKFPIFVDEHNVTEGAMKLIKELRPGWDPNLIQTKLFTDGTTNKLVGCYMEDCDEDVVLVRVYGNKTELIVDRDNELKSFQVLHANGCAPRLYCTFQNGICYEFMQGRALDTQDVRDPVLLRLIAREMARIHAIHAHNGCIPKPNLWIKMRKYFSLVATEFTDQASNVRIQQEVPSQEVLEQEMVWMKEHLSQLGSPVVLCHNDLLCKNIIHNAKEGHVRFIDYEYSSYNYQAFDIGNHFNEFAGMSEPDYDLYPSQEMQLDWLHTYLQAYKLFTKKGEEVSQHELETLYVQVNKFALASHFFWGFWALIQAKYSSIEFDFLGYAVLRFNQYFKTKPAVTALEIPK, encoded by the exons ATGTCGGGTAATAATAGACAGATAAATCATATGATGGAGACTGAGATCCACGTGCCGGTCGGGTCACCGACAATCAGAAAATTCCCGATATTCGTGGACGAACATAATGTCACGGAAGGAGCGATGAAGCTGATTAAAGAGCTCAGACCAGGCTGGGACCCGAACCTGATCCAGACTAAG CTTTTCACAGATGGCACAACTAATAAACTGGTGGGGTGTTATATGGAGGACTGCGACGAGGATGTGGTGTTGGTGAGGGTGTACGGCAACAAGACTGAGCTGATCGTGGACCGAGACAATGAATTGAAAAGCTTCCAAGTTCTACACGCCAATGGTTGCGCTCCCCGACTTTACTGCACCTTCCAGAATGGCATCTGCTACGAGTTCATGCAAGGACGCGCTCTGGATACTCAAGACGTCAGGGACCCTGTGTTACTCAG ACTGATCGCCCGTGAAATGGCTCGCATTCACGCCATCCACGCACACAATGGCTGCATCCCCAAACCCAACTTGTGGATCAAAATGCGCAAGTACTTCTCGCTAGTGGCCACGGAGTTCACAGACCAAGCCTCTAATGTCAG AATTCAGCAGGAAGTGCCCAGTCAGGAAGTGCTGGAACAGGAAATGGTGTGGATGAAGGAACACCTGTCGCAGCTGGGCTCTCCTGTAGTGCTCTGTCACAATGACCTGCTCTGTAAGAACATCATTCACAATGCAAAGGAAG GTCATGTTCGTTTCATCGATTATGAATATTCAAGTTACAACTATCAAGCATTTGACATTGGAAATCATTTCAATGAATTTGCAG GCATGAGTGAACCCGACTATGACCTTTATCCCAGTCAAGAGATGCAGTTGGACTGGTTGCACACTTACCTGCAGGCCTACAAGCTCTTTACCAAGAAAGGCGAGGAGGTGAGCCAGCATGAACTGGAGACGCTCTACGTACAAGTCAACAAATTTGCTCTG GCCTCACATTTCTTCTGGGGTTTCTGGGCCCTGATCCAAGCCAAGTACTCCTCCATCGAGTTTGACTTCCTCGG gtatGCCGTGCTACGTTTCAATCAGTACTTCAAGACCAAACCTGCAGTAACAGCCCTGGAGATCCCCAAATGA
- the si:ch211-112f3.4 gene encoding EF-hand and coiled-coil domain-containing protein 1 — MSSVMQVSRIRAARKSEWLKCALAHHFSPDPCVENEIVVLATGVDQYLQEVFHHLAFYSGDDLVSDEDFRSLCLVLGIPASAETGNGTSEHRDICGVLPRVLNFKEFHARLCGFFSLKAQERQTGARLPVSEETEHIEREIRLRCPRVRRRKCVSFDLSADHQNRRKSVRRSGHSQNLDHLQSSAVESTKNAIDINPPRRWQDQLELENASLRELVEDLRSALQSSDARCMALEVALRRKDVQPQQHTAGGTPERQDCSAGGKTKTRQSKHMECDSRRSTKDLLRELELIRASRDGQLEEAMRFNQRLEEELMAAYGELSRMQEIVDGVRTENARIKKRTEEVRGSLAAGLEGVRALQDQAKQADLLRERVQSLENQLEKFRAQCTCTELNMNRTEIIVEPCGSGFPALHDDALMRREEGLQRSVEGRAASDEEEEERGMDEGQCCHLEVKRLINRLHSCAKGCQKAAICNWLVSQSSAHSKEPKGRVWIPQAEERGNETEKMKQKEVDSLRAHHSLLEERLTDALSLLLQIPHKRVSRRILGKILINTLDLCTRKSHDCTPVFQVVDTLCQQLLSSDLLDGGEEVSVGSRPSHHPNTSSPILMSC; from the exons ATGTCTTCAGTCATGCAGGTTTCGCGGATCCGCGCGGCGCGTAAAAGCGAGTGGCTCAAATGCGCTCTCGCGCACCACTTCAGTCCAGATCCCTGCGTGGAAAACGAGATCGTGGTTTTGGCTACCGGCGTGGACCAGTATCTCCAAGAGGTGTTTCATCACCTGGCCTTTTACAGCGGTGATGATCTCGTCTCGGATGAGGACTTTAGGAGTCTGTGTTTGGTTTTGGGGATTCCCGCGAGCGCAGAGACTGGGAATGGCACCTCAGAACACCGGGATATTTGCGGTGTACTTCCTCGTGTGCTTAACTTCAAAGAATTCCACGCACGACTATGTGGTTTTTTCTCGCTTAAAGCGCAGGAAAGGCAGACTGGAGCTCGACTCCCGGTCAGTGAGGAGACCGAGCACATCGAGCGCGAGATCAGACTCCGGTGTCCCCGCGTCCGGAGGAGAAAGTGCGTCAGTTTTGACCTGTCTGCCGATCATCAGAACCGAAGGAAGTCAGTGAGAAGATCCGGACACTCTCAGAATCTGGATCATTTGCAGAGTTCTGCTGTGGAATCCACGAAAAACGCAA TAGATATTAACCCTCCGAGGAGATGGCAGGACCAGCTAGAGTTGGAGAACGCCAGTCTGAGGGAGCTGGTGGAGGACTTGCGTTCAGCTCTCCAGAGCAGTGACGCGCGGTGCATGGCACTGGAGGTGGCGTTACGCCGAAAAGACGTGCAACCCCAACAACACACTGCTGGTGGAACCCCAGAGAGACAAGACTGCAGTGCTGGgggcaaaacaaaaacacgacaATCCAAACACATGGAATGCGACTCCAGAAGAAGCACTAAAGACCTCCTGCGAGAGCTGGAGCTGATCCGTGCTTCACGTGACGGACAGCTGGAGGAAGCCATGAGGTTTAACCAGAGGTTAGAGGAAGAGCTGATGGCAGCTTATGGAGAGCTAAGCAGGATGCAGGAGATCGTGGACGGTGTCAGGACTGAAAACGCACGGATTAAGAAGAGGACAGAAGAGGTCAGAGGGTCACTGGCTGCAGGGTTGGAGGGTGTGAGGGCCTTACAAGACCAGGCCAAACAAGCTGACCTGCTCCGAGAACGAGTCCAGAGTCTGGAGAACCAGCTGGAGAAGTTCAG GGCCCAGTGCACCTGCACAGAGCTGAATATGAACAGAACCGAAATAATAGTTGAACCATGTGGGTCCGGATTTCCTGCCCTCCATGATGATGCCCTCATGAGAAGAG AAGAAGGCCTGCAGAGGTCAGTAGAGGGTCGGGCAGCATCagatgaggaagaggaggagagaggCATGGATGAAGGACAGTGCTGCCATCTGGAGGTTAAACGGCTGATTAACAGATTACACAGTTGTGCTAAAGG GTGTCAGAAAGCTGCGATCTGTAACTGGCTTGTCTCTCAGAGCTCCGCTCACAGCAAAGAACCTAAAGGGCGCGTATGGATTCCTCAAGCGGAGGAGAGGGGAAATGAAACCGAAAAG ATGAAGCAGAAAGAGGTGGACAGCTTGAGAGCTCATCATTCACTGCTGGAGGAGAGACTGACTGATGCGCTCTCTTTACTGCTGCAGATACCACATAAA AGAGTCTCTCGCCGGATCTTGGGGAAAATTCTGATCAACACACTAGATCTGTGTACCAGAAAAAGTCACG ACTGCACTCCAGTGTTCCAGGTTGTGGACACGCTCTGTCAGCAGCTCCTTTCCAGTGACCTCCTGGACGGAGGAGAGGAGGTCAGCGTTGGGTCACGACCTTCTCATCACCCAAACACGTCCAGCCCCATTCTGATGTCCTGCTGA